In Pelagicoccus sp. SDUM812003, the sequence ACGGTGAGTGCCAGATCTCGATACTCCTCCATGTCCAGGTTCACGAACTTGTATCGCTTCGAGCCATCCTCCGTCCGGTAGAGGTTGTCCTTGGCCGCCTGGAAGATCCGCGTCAGCTTCTCCACCAGAAGCTCCACCGTCTGCTCGAAGGCAAGCGAATTGATCTGGCTGTAGATGGTCGAGATCTTGATGGAAATGTAGTTCACATCCGACATAGCAAGCGTGTCCAGGTAGATCTGGATACGCTTCTCAGCCTCTTGCTCGCCCAGCAGGGCCTCCCCGATGATATTGAGGTTCACGCCGGTCTTTTCCGAGCGACGGCGGCGAATGTGCTTCACCAGCTCGTCCTTCTCCCCTTCCAGGATGACGCCTGCCGTCTCGCTGCGTATGCGATTGACGATCGCTGGCACCGATACCTTAGGCACATGGCGGCCCGCCTTCTGAAACAGCTCGATGAGCAGCGACTCGAAACTATCGAAGAGATCGACGTTCTTGTATTTCTTTAGCAAATACACCAGTTGATCGGCGATGCGCTTCGATTCGATCGGCCGAAAGCTCTGATCGATCAGCTCGGTCAAGAAGACTTTGTTGACGGGGTTTCGGACCATTTTGGCCACCTTTTCGTCAAACTCCTTCTGACGTTTCGACTTGAGCTGATTGCTCTTCACGAGCCAGCTCTCCGCCAGCTCGACGCTCCGATCCACAATAGATTTCGTTTCTGTCATTATCCGTATCGCAGCCCTCCCCACGTTTTCCCTTCGATCGCAGGCGGCAGACTGGCTCTTTCCCTAGCAGACGACATTCCACCACAACTGATTGTGACGAATTAGTCCGCGACTCCAACCAATCGAACTTTTCAAACGGATCAAGGAAAGCCGCTTCTTTTCTTTCGGATCCGCCGATTCGTATGTACGAATCCCCTACAAGCGAGCCCCGCGAGACTCGAGAAAGCGCCATATGATCAAAATCGCTCCGCTGCTTGAGAGCGGCTTCGAACTTGCTATGCTTTTCCCATGATTATCGGAGTGGTGCGGGAGAAGAAGTCCGAGGAGAATCGCGTGGGCCTTATTCCATCAGGGGTCGAGGCCTTGCGCCCGTTCGGACACGAGATTCTAGTGGAGACGCAAGCTGGAGCGGGCAGCGACTTTTCCGATTCCGCCTACGAGGAAGCGGGAGCTGAGATTCTTGAGAGCAACCGCGAGGTCTTCCAGCGGAGCGATCTGGTGGTGAAGGTAAAGGAGCCTCTGCCGGAGGAGTACGACTTGATCCGCAAGGGGCAGATCCTTTTCACCTATTTCCACTTCGCGGCCTCCCAGGAACTGACCGAAGCCATGGCGCGTTCCGGCTGCATCGCCCTAGCCTATGAAACCATCCAAGAGCCAAACGGCTATCTTCCGCTCCTGATGCCGATGAGCGAAGTGGCAGGGCGCATGGCGATCCAGCAGGCCGCCAAGTACCTCGAGCGGGAACATGGCGGACGCGGGGTGCTCTTCGGCGGCGTGCCGGGCGTGGCTCCGGCAAACGTGGTAATCATCGGAGCGGGAGTCGTGGGAAGCAACGCGGCGCGGATGGCTGCCGGGCTGGGAGCCCGCGTGCAGGTGCTGGATATCGACCTGCAAAAGTTGCGGCATCTCTCCGACACCATGCCCCCGAACGTCATCTCCCTGATGTCGAATCCAGCGAACATTCGCTCAGCCCTGGCGGAGGCGGATGTCGTAGTATCCAGCGTTTTGATACCAGGCAGCAAGTCGCCCAAACTGGTCAAGCGCGAACACCTCGCCCTGATGCGCAAAGGAGCGGTGATCGTCGACGTAGCGATCGATCAGGGCGGCTCCACCGAGACTTCGCGGCCGACTAGCCACAAGGACCCGATCTTCGTGGTCGACGGCATCATCCACTACTGCGTGACCAACATGCCTGGAGCGATGCCCGTCACCTCCACCCTGGCGCTGACCAACGCCACTCTCCCCGTGCTGCTGGAAATCGCGAACAAGGGATGGCGACGAAGCGCTCGAGAGCGTCCAGCCATCGCCAAAGGGCTGAACATGGTGGAAGGGAAAATAACCTACCAGCCCGTCGCGGACGCCTTCGACCTGCCGTTCCATCGTTTGGATACGATTCTCGATTCGACTGAGGAATCGCCCTGACGGGCCACCGCTTTCGCCCGCGCCCCCCGCCTTTTCTTCCCATCGCCCTCAGCCCCTCTCTCCGTCCATGCCTGACTACCAACGTATCGATACCCGCACCGTCGAGGGAGCGCGCACCGCCCAGCGGCTGATCGTCCTTCGTGACGCCTTGTCGGAAATCCCGCCGAAAACATTGGACGACAACCTTCTGCTGGCCACCTGGAACATTCGCGATTTCGACAAGCCGACCTTCGGCGAACGCAGCGAGGAGGCGATCGCCTACATCGCGGAGATCATTTCCCGCTTTGACCTGGTTGCGGTTCAGGAAGTCTATCGCGACCTCAAGGCTCTCGACCGTGTTCTGACGGCGTTGGGACCGTTCTGGAAGGTCATCGTCAGCGATACCACCGAAGGCGACTCGGGCAACGACGAGCGCATGGCGTTTCTCTACGACTCCCGCAAGGTTCGCTTCGGAGGCCTGGCGGGCGAGCTCGTCCTCCCCCCTGTGAAAACGGATGGCGGCTCGATGGCTCCGGCTCACCAGGTCTGGCGTAGTCCCTATATCTGCGGCTTCGAAGCCGGCTGGTCGCGCTTCATGATCTGCTCGGTGCACATTCTCTGGGGCAAGAAACGGGCCTTCGGCGGCAAGGAACCGGAAGATCGCATCGAAGAAATCCGCAAAGTGGCGCGTTTCCTCAAGCAACGCACCGAAGACCCCTTCGCATGGGCCCGAAACCTGATCCTGCTCGGCGACTTCAATATCTTTTCGTCCAACGAAAACGGGGCCTTCGGCGAGCTCACCCAAACCGGCGAGTTCACCATCCCGGAAAACCACCGGGCCTTCGTCACCAACGCCGCCCGCACCAAGAGCTACGACCAGATCGCCTACCGCATCCAGGAGGACCG encodes:
- a CDS encoding endonuclease/exonuclease/phosphatase family protein — protein: MPDYQRIDTRTVEGARTAQRLIVLRDALSEIPPKTLDDNLLLATWNIRDFDKPTFGERSEEAIAYIAEIISRFDLVAVQEVYRDLKALDRVLTALGPFWKVIVSDTTEGDSGNDERMAFLYDSRKVRFGGLAGELVLPPVKTDGGSMAPAHQVWRSPYICGFEAGWSRFMICSVHILWGKKRAFGGKEPEDRIEEIRKVARFLKQRTEDPFAWARNLILLGDFNIFSSNENGAFGELTQTGEFTIPENHRAFVTNAARTKSYDQIAYRIQEDRLGWTGRAGVFDYFKYVYTEDDVDLYKDAMGDSYHTNSRGQPRSDRSKRNYYKTYWRTHQMSDHLPLWVELDIDFSKRFLRRKLDGQA
- the ald gene encoding alanine dehydrogenase, with the translated sequence MIIGVVREKKSEENRVGLIPSGVEALRPFGHEILVETQAGAGSDFSDSAYEEAGAEILESNREVFQRSDLVVKVKEPLPEEYDLIRKGQILFTYFHFAASQELTEAMARSGCIALAYETIQEPNGYLPLLMPMSEVAGRMAIQQAAKYLEREHGGRGVLFGGVPGVAPANVVIIGAGVVGSNAARMAAGLGARVQVLDIDLQKLRHLSDTMPPNVISLMSNPANIRSALAEADVVVSSVLIPGSKSPKLVKREHLALMRKGAVIVDVAIDQGGSTETSRPTSHKDPIFVVDGIIHYCVTNMPGAMPVTSTLALTNATLPVLLEIANKGWRRSARERPAIAKGLNMVEGKITYQPVADAFDLPFHRLDTILDSTEESP